Genomic DNA from Prunus persica cultivar Lovell chromosome G1, Prunus_persica_NCBIv2, whole genome shotgun sequence:
TGCAGCCATTAATCACTCGATGAGACACTGTCAGTCACAATTCATCTTGCATTTCTGTTGAACTGGGGATTTTAAAACGCTTTCATGTCTGCAGTACTATTGAGTTTCTCGAATGACTACAATTTTCAAGGAATTGATGTATCATGATAAATGATTCTTCTCACTTTTGGccaactattttatttttaccccTATAAACCCTTCTAACAGTGACGATACCAGAACTTGACTTTTGAAGGTTGCTTCATTAAACAGCTAACTGACAAGACCAAAAATTGTAAAACTACATAACCCTAAACATAAAAAGCAACATTGAAGCAACCCGTAAAGAGCATCTACAATAGAGGTATAAAAAGAATATtataccaacaaaaaaaaaaagagagaatggTAGAAGTCATGAGAAAGCAATGTAAATAAAAAGATACCCCCCTCTCACCCtgccaaaaaagagaaaacaaaaaagtgggGACTAGGGCCCCTGCTGGTCCAATTCTGGGTTAAACAGATTCcatataaattgaaatatttatatgggGACTACAATAAGTATGTAAGGATAACCTACTGGTCATAACCCTAACATACACTCTAAGGATTTTGTATCATTCTAGTACATTAAATGCTCTTAAAACCCTAGTGGGATCTTGTGAGCCAAAATATAAGTCAGATTACATTCTTCTATTGTTGCATTTGATATCTATCACAACATTCTAGTTTAGTGCCAATTTATAGGGTAAACAGCATAATCATAATCAAACATTTTTCTCgtacaattaaataaaaaggaagaaagccCTTGGGGTATGAAAGTCAACCATTCTTTGTaaggaaaggaaaacaaaaagccAAGGGATCATAATCTAGCATTTTTAAATACTAACTTCTAtcaagaataacaaaaatgaaaatatacttTATCCCTCAAAAGTAAATCAAACTAATCAGCAAAgctaattggaaaaaaaaaaataataataaaaacttcatTAAAGTTCCCAAATGATTAAGAATaactaaatataaatattaaagaagAGAACCCATGAGATTttacacacatcatcaactacAGAATATGTGCCACACATGAATACACGTGTctgtctgtgtgtgtgtgtgtgtgtgtgtgtgtgtgtgtgtgagagagagagagagagagagagagagagagagagagagagagagagaaaataaatgaagaatAGCTGGCTGCATGAATTAAAAATTTCTGACAAATGACTCGGAAAGTaagacattaaaaaaatgaggaaCACTGTTTCTACcccctttttaattttattttatttacaataTTATCATTGTATAAAATTACTTAAATAGACATATCTACgcatttttttgtctttcaaaAAAGAACTATTcagaattaaagaaaaaaaaaggatagggATCTGCAGGCTGCCATAGACGGGTGCACCAGAGAATGAAAACCAATATTGACAACAAAGGATAAAAGACTGTAAAGAACACTTTTCAACATGTAAAACAATAGTTGTCATATGATCTCCCAACTGAAAAAGGTTCTATGCTAAGAATCATGAAACAGGCTATTTGTAGAAGTATGAGATCTTGAAGAAATTCATGGCTGCATGGGACAAGATACAATAATGGGACTTGAAACTCTTCACATAACATCACATAACCATCTCAGACTTTGTAGGAAGAAATTAAAGCACAAGGTTGCAAAACCTCAAATGGGAGCACTATCAAGGATGACAACCTGGGCATGAATGACGTCATGGGGTAGTAGCCATTCAAGATTAACAAACTGCTTCTTTAATTatcattatattttatttggggTTCAAGGGtattatcaaaattatggGGTGTGAAAAGAGATTATAAAAATGTTTTGAAGTTAAATACAGGGTGAGATAATAAAGTGGATGGAGAAATAGGACAGgggggtggaaatagcagcactccaaaaaataaatgtggtTGATCCACTAGTACCTGAGATTCATCAAGTAGTTTCCGATTTGTGTCCAACTCCCTCTTAAGCATCGCAACATCCTCCACAGCAGCTTTAAGCTTAATTTCTGTTTCACTCAACTGGTTTGACTTATCTGCAAGTGCACTTTCCAATTCCAACAACAGTTCAGTACTGACTTTGTTGTCCAAGCCTGGCTCAGTTGCTGTTTCACATGGTAAGACATTCAGAGGTTCAGGCATGCTTTCAGCAGTAGAACTGTTTGTCAGTGACATGCCCAGCTGCCCCACCATCTTATCTTTCACATCTTTACCCCTGGCTAGCAGTTCTTCACGATGTAGCTCTTGCATTGATGAATCCATTTGATGATTTTGTACTGCAGAAGAATCCATCATATTTTCATCTCCCCCATCTCGCATTTTTCCAGGTTGTGCATTGAACAGACCCAATTTTGTATCCAGACAATTTGAGATGCAAGAAACCTCATCCATGGGCTCAGTATTAGATAAGCAAGGCATATGGACTTCTCTACCACCTAACATTTCTTGCTTGCAATCATCAACCTTATCAGACAAAAGGGAAAATTCAGAGGCATCCTTATCATTTGAAAGCTTCTGGCCTTGCAAATACTGATCAGACAATCTCTGTTCCAGTTCTTGGATGCGTTTCTCATATGAAAGACACTGCATCTCCTTCATCCTAAGCATAGATTGCAGATGCTTTCCATATTCATCTTTCAGTTGCAAGGCTTCAGCTGTCTTCTCTGCAGCATCCTTCAATAAAATTTCCATTTTACTATCATCCAATGATTCATAGTCTACTTCAGGCCAGAATGAACAAATCTTAGCTATTGCAGAAGCCAGTTCGGCTTTCAATTTTGCATTCTCAACTTCCATCTTACTAGTTCCAGCAATCTCTACCAACTCACAGCCTTCAAGTAGCTCCTCAGAGTCATATTTCTCAAGGTTATCCAATGCAATCTCCCCAACCTCTGCTGAATGACAACTTTCATTAGACATAGAATGTGAACCTCTAAACGAACCCTTGGAAGACAATCCTGCCAAAAACTCAGGTGCATAACGGTCCAGGTCTGAAATGTCAATATCAAGCAAGCCAGTATCAAAAGGAGCTATATTGACATCACACTGATTGGGGGTATCATATAATCCCATGGATGCTAATACATCCCTGGGCATGTACAAACTGTGAGCTTTCAGAAACTCCTCCCGTCTCCTAACCTCAGCCTCCCTCTTTGTCGCAAGCCTTTCAGCCAACTGTCCAGCCATCCCCATATAAAGCTTCAGGGAAGCCTTTCTTCTTACTATTTCTGCTAAGCAGGCTCTATAAGCAGGGCAGATACCCCGAACCAACTTTAAGTCCAAAAATAGATCCTCTTGACGCACCATTGCCTCTCTAAAAACAGGAAACTGTAACTTTGCATCTTTGATGATGTAAGAAATATATGTTATCTTTTGCATATAATTATGGACAAAGATGttcatttcattctttttatCCTTGCAGAAGTCCAGCAGCTTGGAAATTGCACGATCACAAGCCTGCATCCTAGGCAGGTGATTTTTGTCATGGACATCATACATAGGGCCTAAGGCTGAAACTGCATCGTGAGGACGAAGTGACGAAGACAATTGGCAAGACAAGCAATCATCCACGAGTTTCTTGACAGTACTTACATCTTTGCTGCATAAATTATAATCAGTTGATTGCATtattaaaattctaaaaataatataactaATGCAACAATTCAAGGCAGAAAATTACATATCTAAGTGCAGCAGTGAAAACACAAGTGTTATCCAGAATCTCAAGTATTCCAACTGATGAGGACATCTTTGTCAAACCCATTAGGatttacaaaagaaagagatggaagaggAAATCTTTTAATTTGGTCTTTAAAtctagtaatttttttttattcctgCGATTAGTTTCTAACTTGTTTTCTAAGTTTCCAGATTTCAGTAGGATTTCTCGTTTTTCCAGATTTCcaagtttcctattttatttagattaggatttctttcctagaataagtttaattttccttttcactcTAAGGTTagattattataaatacccCTACTACGTAATTCATTATGGAGGTTAGAGTTgttgagttatgagaaaagtttattttccagagattggaattcttggtgtgaagccccTGGAGTGATTCCAGACCTATCTTTATTgttctattttctgtttttttcattGTTCGCTTCCACTACTCTACTTAAGCCTACAATTCACCCATATCCAACATCACCAACTGGCTTAACTCAAGCATAATGAGAAGCTTGGTTCCAAAGACCATAACATTCAGAAAGCTTTAAATAGTCTTGGAGGTTTAGGAACTGGTATACTTCTTATCTATTATGATAGGACTCCACTGTTACAAGTGAACAACTACATCAGATTGCTAAAACCATCACATCAAATGTCCTCACCAGAAAGAAGTTCAGGCATATAAAACTTTACAAGAATAATCACTTCCTGAATGTTACGATACTCGAAAGGATAGTcactaataataaaaagttccTCTCATATCTTCACAACTTTCCTATCCCTGTTTGTAGGTCAATGTACGTAGTTCAtacattgaaaacaaaatagatGGAATCTTGTCAGTAAATCTTTAGAAAGTTTTGAAGCTAAAGTACAGAAGGAAGTTTATCTTGTGAAAATGATAAAGTGACTTCAGATGAAAACTCCACCGCCTTATGACTTTGGAACCTAATTCATCTAGTTCAATTACATTAAGCACTTACCTAAGTGGCAATTGTTTgcttaaagagaaaaaaaaaaacacaaatgcTCGCAAGTTTATTTTCCGCTCCTCGGCATGAGCGTCTACACTAACTCCCTTCTTTTCAATTCCATCTACTGGTACTGTATACCCCAAAAACATGGGCACTCAAGCTAAGTGGTGTAGGATATGGGTGAATTGTAGGCTTAAGTagcaaaacaattaaaaacagaaaatagaacAATAAAGATAGGTGTGGAATCACTCCAggggcttcacaccaagaattccaatctctggaaaataatttcatcttttcgttttgaaaaaagaaaatgagccCATTCAGAAGGAAACTCCAAAACATTCCAGAAGGACTCAGGCAAAGGAAATTGGACAGATAAACaaacaagatatatatattgcaCATGAATATGACAATAAATGAAAGGAATCTAACCTCAAAGACTGCATTATACTCTTTTGTTCAGTAATATATCGCTGGTGCTCCTTAATCGTCAGATCCAAATTCCTAATAGGCAAAGAAGCCCTATTAGAAAACAATTCCTCGACTTTTCGCTTCACCTCACCAAATATCTGCTTGAACTGTGaaaccttattctcaaactgCCTGTGGGAACTGCTACAACTCTCTCCCGCTTTCCTCAAGTTCTCTTCCTTGACAAAATCCGATAAGCACTTACGACTGGCAGTCTGTAATGCAGGGTGGAGCTTGATGGATCTCAGTTTGTCTACATCCCTCCCAAGATTCACCAAAAGATCAGAATGAATCCTATGTTGTTGAGAATAACGCTTCATGAATTCTGTGTAGTTTTGGTTTATCATCCTATAGTATTGATCCAAATTGCCCCTTGCAACCTCCACTGCCCTTTCTTGAACCTTTTGCTCCCTCCAGAGCCGCTCGCAGTTCTCATATTTCACTTGGGTACTAGTGTAAATTGCATGACCCTTGTGGTAGTGGTACCTAAATTGCCTTTCATAAGAAGGCAAAGCTTTCAAAGCAGGGTCCAAAGCATCATCCAAAGGGTGAGGGTCATGTGAAGCCGATGGTGATTGGGGTTCGGCAATCTCAAGAATATCAACTTGCTCAGGCAAAGGGAGGGACGAATTAGGTTGCAGTCTTGCTTTATTGAATATAAATACTTCCCGACCATCAGCTGGAAGCTTATAATCTGAAAGTGGCCGGTGTGGCTCAAGCTTCATATCCAAACACAGAACAAGCTGGTCGTTGAGATTAATCCCCACCACAGATTCAATAAAGCGCATAACTGCCTCTACCGGTGTGGTGTCCTCACAATCGAGCTCAAATGAGTGCCCATTCTCAGCAATATGCACCAAAAGCTTGCCCAGATTAACCAAACCTTCAGTGATGGTAGAACTCATCTTATCCAGAAAGTAATGACTCTCAACCACAAAGCCCCAAGCAACACAATCAACACCACCTTATACACACAAAGTAATTTCTAAGCCCAAATGGTTGAATAAGAGCTCACCGCCAGATATGAAACAACCCCAAGAATTTGAATTCCGCTACTTTTCCAAAATAATCTGCAACCAAGTGGAAATTCCCGATTTTTAGATCTTAAGCCTCGATAAAACCCCAAATTATCACAAACCCACCTCCAAATTTAACCAATTCTGAACAACCCATAAAAGATTTTATCggggaaaaaattaaaatcaatgaTTGTACCCAGCATCGACAACCTAAAACGCAGACTTTATTTtgatcaaaaacaaaaacgcaGACTTTATATCAGCAATACCGACCACTCAACTTCAATCCTTACATAACCCTAATCAGTACGAACCCATAACGAATTCCTCAAAATTGCCCCGATTCCAAGTGTCCCACGCAAAAAATCAGACCCCAAATTCTTCACCGACGTACCACCAAATTCATCAACAGCAGCCCAAATCCCAGCAGAAATCTTCTCGAGAAAGCCCTCAAATCCTTCACGATCACCACCGGTCCACCGCTCAAGCAAAACCTAAAACCCAAACCAAATATCGAGCAACTAAAGATGCGACGACTTTGACAAAAGAGCTAAAGCGAAAAGCTTGAACTGAGAGGCCAAGATAGGTAATCGAAAGGGATTTCGTCAAGAAAGGCGCTTTTGAATACTACAGCCTCAGCACAAGGTTTCCACGAAACCCCTTgcgatatatatttttacgttCATTATTATAGCAGTCTGCCGTCTACgttttctctccctcttccttcttcagcaataattttttttttttactctttTTCTCTGTAATATatctaatatttatatataaacaaacgCAGAGAACCTTCTGCGGGAAGTAAACACCGCGTAAGCTcaactctctctttttctctcttttatctGTCTGTCGCTCTCTCCTTCTCCACAATAAGTTTAAAAGTACAGAAAAGCAAAGACAGCAGTTTTATATCCCGTAggaatgagttttttttttaattcctcTCTTTTTATAGAGAGATAGATCCCATAGAAAAAattagggagactttggaaaagcccaaaggagagagaaaatttttaaaagaagcaaaaatggacaaaattgcccttatttattttttgatttcctaagaaatcctttacatttacATGTCTttagtttgaaagttgagaggttattctgtcttttttcaaaaagctttggctttttccaaaagtgaaagtttttttatgggtaaaacctaaatttactaaaaaattAAGGGGGTGTATTccgttgaattttttatttttcttttacataCAAGTGATATTCGAGTATTAAGAGGGTGTATTCATTCAGTACGTTGATACTTGGGGAGGGTGATTTGAATACTTGATATGTACAAATCCAACATACTCAAATTTTAGGTCAATTGGAAATCGTTACATGAGTCGTTTACTAAAATCAACAATGGAAATTGCCACGTTCATCTTTGAAAAATCATAACAACCAACATACACAACCTTACTTATTTCCCTGAAATTACACGAACAAAAAAATCCTAGGTGTTCCTTCCTTTTGTGTCCTAAAGAAAAACTTCACATATATGCGTTTTGAATAAGAATCCCACTTGTGATGATTTCTTCTGAGTAATGCTTTTATTGAAGTTCTCCATCACCCCTTTTAGGCGTTCTCAAACAAATccttctctcaaaactcattCTCTAACACTACTCATGTTCTCTAAATTTAGGTCTACATCGTCTTTGACGGAGGTTGTTGCAAATTACctaattattctttttcaaGATTGTTGTTTTCGTTTATTTGTTCGCTCTTATGCGCAGGTAGATCACTGGAAACCATATATTCCCAAAATCTATTATGAATGCAGTGATCGGTGTGGTAGCGATAATGCTTCTTCAAGTGGTGGTGGCAGGGTTCGCTTAGGCTCATggattggtttagggtttaggttaTGTGGGGTATGTGGGCTTTATTTGGGCTTATGGTTAATTGTGGTGATGTGGACTAGTAGTTTTAGTGCAGCTTTTGTCcgctttagttttgtttttaacatgTTAGTTTGTTGCCCTCTGTGGATTGGTACTTTTGATGGCTTGTTGATGTCTTTGATGGTACTATTGAAGTTTATATttgataataaattaattaattaaaaaacttaTTTCCCTGAAGTTTATAGCGTTAGAAATATTGGGATGTGTAGTTTCCCATATCataaaatcaaaccaaaataaaattcatatcttTTTAACATGAAAGCCTACTGGGTTTGACCCTCGCAAGCTGAAGTGTTTCTAGCAGTGCAAAATGAACTCCCAGCTCTTCGTCCCATGAGGACAAAATCCAAAGATCCTAAGAAATACTATTTTTTACCATCGTGACAATGGTCACACTACAGAAGAATGCTAAGAGTTGAGAAAGACCTATGAACAACTTGTTTGCCAAGGAAACCCCAAGATTTCCCATTTCACATAAATCCCCCAACAATGGATCGATCCACTAATAGTAGGGTTGACCTCCATAAACATAACAGGGCCCCCAATCCTACCCACTTCTAGCGGCCACACCCTTACAAGGGACTCCAATAGAGCGAGAAAAGAATATGCTCGAGACATGCACCAAGTGTTAGAAGGCTTATCCTTAGGACATGGCCTCACTTGTAAACACCTAAAGCGATGTTGGGGAACCATAACCTTCAGAGAGGAGGAAGCAAGAGATGTGGAAACTCTACATGATGATCCCTTGGTCATCACAACGACCATCGGAAACTACGATCTTAGCCATATTCTCGTTGACACCTGTAACTCATTGAACCTACTCTTCTATCAGGCTTATGAGCATATATGCACGACGTTAGTAGTGTAATGAAACTTGTTGCTACCACTTTAGTTGGGCTCGTAGGAAAAGAGTCTACTCCTATGGGGCGAGTCAGCTTGCCCCTTACTTTGGTTAAATATCCCACCTACGGCAAGGGTACTTATCGCCACTTAAGAGATGTTTAACACCTAGCAAAGGAGACTTGGTCGTAAAGGAGCTACACGAAGGTCTATGTGGATTGCACTCAAGGGCAAGGTCACTTGTGCACTGAACCTTAAGGCAATGATACTTCTAGGCGACCATGAAAACCAACGCTAAAGAGTTTGTCCGAAAGTGCAACAAATGCCAGATCATGGCGACAGTCCGTCATTAACCTCCCAAACCACTCACGATTATCAACATGCCCTAGCCATTCGCCCAGTAGGGGATCGAACTAATCGGGCCTTAAATTAAGGGAAATTGAAGAGTGAAGCATGTCACCATAGATGTTGACTACTTCACCAATGGGCGGAAGCCAAAACTTTAACCACCTTAACATAACAACATATTATTGTAAATTTTAGATAACacaaaaacatattttattCCTGTTGAGGCCCCAAAAAGTCCATGGTTGGACCTCAATAAGTTTTCGGTCCAATACGATACTGTATTAAGAAAAGTCACATATCAGAGTACACGAAGGCTCGTCATATACAAGTCATAGTCCACGTGCcatgctaaataaataatttgtcatGCCAAGgactaaaataatattataaaatacaagccCATGCTAAACTAAGCACCGTGTCCCTCTTTAAGGATGATAAAATTGAAGCACACCAAGCGACATGCAACGCCAAACAAGGAATTATTATTCCACACCCAATCACgccacaagcttaagtgggtcccaagccactcaaataCCCGGGgtttgcttgagtgggttgtggtatggatggtaataaagTTGTCATGAGGTccattgatgggccgagaAATGAAGGTTCCGGGTTGCTTGGGGGCCTCGAAACTCAGacccatttcttaggcccaaacatgtgggtaagcacaagagagaaaatatccCAACCAAAATGGCCCACTAAAATTAACCCATATAACCCAATACTTGATGGGATTAGCCCATTTGTTTGGTAGGTTGACTTACTATCTTAGAAGGCCAATACAATTAGAAGTAAGAAGCAACAAAGGCTCCATCATTGGGCTGGATAGAAAACAAAGCCACGGGTGAAAATTGAAAGGTCATGTGTGCAGAGCTGCTGGGATGGAAGGAACAAGTTTTCAAGCAAAACATCCAAGAGACCAAAAGATACTGGCGCGTAGGGAGCCACCCTTCGAACCAGCATGtatacccatttctttccttcatcaaATCTGACCAtgaaagaaaggagaaaagaaaggaaaagggatGGCTGAAAATAGGAATTTTT
This window encodes:
- the LOC18789676 gene encoding autophagy-related protein 11, with product MSSTITEGLVNLGKLLVHIAENGHSFELDCEDTTPVEAVMRFIESVVGINLNDQLVLCLDMKLEPHRPLSDYKLPADGREVFIFNKARLQPNSSLPLPEQVDILEIAEPQSPSASHDPHPLDDALDPALKALPSYERQFRYHYHKGHAIYTSTQVKYENCERLWREQKVQERAVEVARGNLDQYYRMINQNYTEFMKRYSQQHRIHSDLLVNLGRDVDKLRSIKLHPALQTASRKCLSDFVKEENLRKAGESCSSSHRQFENKVSQFKQIFGEVKRKVEELFSNRASLPIRNLDLTIKEHQRYITEQKSIMQSLSKDVSTVKKLVDDCLSCQLSSSLRPHDAVSALGPMYDVHDKNHLPRMQACDRAISKLLDFCKDKKNEMNIFVHNYMQKITYISYIIKDAKLQFPVFREAMVRQEDLFLDLKLVRGICPAYRACLAEIVRRKASLKLYMGMAGQLAERLATKREAEVRRREEFLKAHSLYMPRDVLASMGLYDTPNQCDVNIAPFDTGLLDIDISDLDRYAPEFLAGLSSKGSFRGSHSMSNESCHSAEVGEIALDNLEKYDSEELLEGCELVEIAGTSKMEVENAKLKAELASAIAKICSFWPEVDYESLDDSKMEILLKDAAEKTAEALQLKDEYGKHLQSMLRMKEMQCLSYEKRIQELEQRLSDQYLQGQKLSNDKDASEFSLLSDKVDDCKQEMLGGREVHMPCLSNTEPMDEVSCISNCLDTKLGLFNAQPGKMRDGGDENMMDSSAVQNHQMDSSMQELHREELLARGKDVKDKMVGQLGMSLTNSSTAESMPEPLNVLPCETATEPGLDNKVSTELLLELESALADKSNQLSETEIKLKAAVEDVAMLKRELDTNRKLLDESQMNCAHLENCLHEAREEAQTHLCAADRRASEYGALRASAVKMRGLFERLRSCVYAQGGVASFAESLRTLAQSLGNSINDNEDDGTVEFRKCVRVLADRVGFLSRHREELLDKYPKVEAANEQLRKELEDKKDLVKTLYTKHQLEKQANKEKISFGRLEVHEIAAFVLNTAGHYEAINRNCSNYYLSAESVALFTDHLPHQPNYIVGQIVHIERQTVKPLAPTSTRSEHELTSDTGTDRLTLNSGSNPYGLPFGCEFFVVTVAMLPDTTIHSPPPS